The Arachis duranensis cultivar V14167 chromosome 2, aradu.V14167.gnm2.J7QH, whole genome shotgun sequence genome has a window encoding:
- the LOC107475524 gene encoding pentatricopeptide repeat-containing protein At2g45350, chloroplastic, which produces MLVCASSSSCSPSHQPWSSSIPTLHLLPKCTTSQHVKQLHARITTTGLIKNTSFTTKLVLTFISSPHAPLVEFARYVFFKHHATQDQHGDDPFLWNAVIRSYSHGGCDPRGALVVLCFMHDNGVNLDKYSFSLALKACSQVGLLKEAMQIYGLLSKTYLCSDVFLQNCLVGLFVKCGCVELARQVFDRMSERDAVSYNSMIDGYVKCGVVEKARELFDGMLLDERNLITWNSMIGGYVRCEDGLDIAWSMFDEMPEKDLVSWNTMIGGCVKHAKMEDAQALFDEMPERDSVSWVTMIDGYAKSGNVAAARSLFDEMPSKGVISCNSMMAGYVQNGYCIEALKLFHDMRRATNMLPDDTTLLIVLTAIAQLGQVEFGIAIHRYVIDNGHSLIGKLGVALIDMYSKCGSIEEAISVFENIERKCVDHWNALIGGFAIHGMGEMAFEFFMEMERLSITPDSITFIGLLSACGHAGMLKEGLICFELMQKVYNLEPRVQHYGCIVDMFSRAGKVEQAKQFIEMMPIEPNDVIWKTLISACQNHQNFSIGEPVAKQLVQLSSCTPSYVLLSNIYASLGMWENVKRVRTEMKEKNLIKVPGCSWIELEGCVHQFSVHDRTHHQVSEIYSLLRSM; this is translated from the coding sequence ATGCTTGtgtgtgcttcttcttcttcttgtagtCCTTCACATCAACCATGGTCCTCTTCCATTCCCACACTTCACTTGCTCCCAAAATGCACAACCTCACAACACGTGAAACAACTTCATGCACGAATCACAACAACGGGTCTCATAAAAAACACTTCTTTCACCACAAAGCTCGTTCTCACATTCATCTCTTCACCTCACGCGCCACTCGTGGAGTTTGCACGTTATGTGTTCTTCAAGCACCACGCAACACAGGACCAACATGGCGATGACCCTTTTCTCTGGAACGCTGTTATAAGGTCTTATTCCCATGGTGGGTGTGACCCAAGGGGTGCTTTGGTTGTGCTCTGTTTCATGCATGACAATGGGGTCAATTTGGACAAGTACTCGTTTTCACTTGCTCTCAAGGCTTGTTCCCAAGTAGGTTTGTTGAAGGAAGCAATGCAAATTTATGGGTTGTTGTCAAAAACGTATCTTTGTTCTGATGTGTTCTTGCAAAATTGCTTGGTTGGACTGTTTGTGAAGTGTGGCTGTGTTGAGCTTGCGCGCCAAGTGTTTGATAGAATGTCTGAACGAGACGCTGTTTCTTATAACTCCATGATTGATGGGTATGTGAAGTGTGGGGTGGTTGAAAAGGCACGTGAGTTGTTTGATGGAATGCTATTAGATGAGAGGAACCTGATTACTTGGAATTCAATGATTGGAGGATATGTAAGGTGTGAGGATGGGTTGGATATTGCTTGGAgtatgtttgatgaaatgcctgAGAAAGACTTGGTTTCATGGAACACTATGATTGGTGGGTGCGTGAAGCATGCGAAAATGGAGGATGCTCAAGCATTGTTTGATGAGATGCCTGAGAGAGATTCGGTCAGTTGGGTTACTATGATTGATGGTTATGCGAAATCGGGTAATGTTGCTGCTGCAAGGAGCTTGTTTGATGAGATGCCAAGTAAAGGTGTTATTTCTTGTAACTCCATGATGGCTGGCTATGTTCAGAACGGTTATTGCATTGAGGCTTTGAAGCTGTTTCATGATATGAGAAGGGCAACAAACATGTTACCTGATGATACCACTTTGTTAATTGTTCTTACAGCAATTGCACAGTTAGGGCAAGTTGAATTTGGTATTGCAATACACCGGTATGTAATAGACAACGGGCACTCTCTAATTGGTAAACTCGGCGTTGCGCTAATTGACATGTACTCAAAGTGTGGCAGCATAGAGGAAGCTATCTCAGTATTTGAGAACATTGAAAGAAAATGCGTAGATCACTGGAATGCTTTGATTGGTGGGTTTGCGATACATGGAATGGGCGAAATGGCATTCGAGTTTTTCATGGAGATGGAAAGGCTTTCTATTACACCCGACAGTATCACATTCATCGGATTGTTGAGTGCTTGTGGACATGCTGGCATGTTGAAGGAAGGACTAATATGTTTTGAGCTTATGCAGAAAGTGTATAATCTTGAACCTAGAGTGCAACACTATGGATGTATAGTTGACATGTTTAGCCGTGCAGGGAAAGTTGAACAAGCGAAGCAATTCATTGAGATGATGCCAATTGAACCAAATGATGTAATTTGGAAGACTTTGATCAGTGCTTGTCAAAATCATCAGAATTTCTCAATAGGTGAGCCTGTAGCTAAGCAATTGGTTCAGCTAAGTTCATGTACTCCAAGTTATGTGCTTTTATCTAATATTTATGCAAGTTTGGGCATGTGGGAAAATGTTAAAAGGGTTAGGACAGAgatgaaagaaaagaatttGATAAAGGTTCCTGGTTGTAGTTGGATTGAACTAGAGGGATGTGTTCACCAGTTTTCTGTACATGATAGGACACACCATCAGGTTAGTGAGATTTATTCATTGTTACGTAGTATGTAA
- the LOC110278267 gene encoding uncharacterized protein LOC110278267, whose amino-acid sequence MVLFARKMRRLLRYKNKGKGSSSSKDVKKDQVKFTCHHCKEPGHFKSDCPQLKKGEKFKKDKKKVMMATWEDLENDTSSESSDQEAQLCLMADHDDEDEVDLSDLSIDELRYIIKDISVNSKKLLDKYAKCKKENEALRTENDLLLKKIMQERK is encoded by the coding sequence ATGGTGCTCTTTgcaagaaaaatgagaagacTACTGAGATACAAAAACAAAGGCAAAGGAAGCTCTTCATCCAAAGATGTCAAGAAAGATCAAGTCAAGTTCACATGCCATCACTGCAAGGAGCCTGGTCACTTCAAGTCAGATTGCCCTCAACTCAAGAAAGGCGAAAAATTCAAGAAagacaagaagaaggtgatgatggcAACATGGGAGGACTTGGAGAATGACACCAGCTCAGAAAGCTCAGATCAAGAAGCTCAACTATGCCTGATGGCAgatcatgatgatgaagatgaggtAGATCTCTCTGACTTATCTATTGATGAACTGCGCTACATTATCAAAGACATTTCTGTGAACTCTAAGAAACTCTTGGATAAGTATGCTAAAtgtaagaaagaaaatgaagccTTGAGGACAGAAAATGACCTTCTTTTGAAAAAGATcatgcaagaaagaaaatga
- the LOC107475525 gene encoding uncharacterized protein LOC107475525: MKLVWSPETASKAYIDTVKSCEKLKESGVAELLSAMAAGWNAKFIVESWCHGGPIATSVGLAVAARNTGARHVCIVPDEISKLKYTQSMAEMGVVPPPEVVIAGSAEAAIGGLVGLDFLVVDCKQRDFARVLRVARVSNRGAVLACKNAWQMSNNWNNLSRFRWNVVLEKGTRVVRSVFLPVGKGLDIAYIGSKSGGAGAGGGSSSSRDGGASSGRKGPSRWIRHIDQQSGEEHLFRE; the protein is encoded by the exons ATGAAGCTTGTTTGGTCTCCAGAAACTGCTTCTAAAGCTTACATAGACACTGTTAAATCG TGTGAGAAATTGAAGGAATCTGGGGTAGCTGAGCTCCTATCAGCCATGGCGGCCGGTTGGAACGCGAAATTCATCGTGGAATCGTGGTGCCACGGCGGCCCCATAGCCACAAGCGTAGGCCTAGCAGTTGCGGCTCGCAACACCGGTGCAAGGCACGTGTGCATAGTCCCGGACGAAATTTCAAAGCTAAAGTACACACAATCAATGGCGGAGATGGGGGTGGTGCCGCCTCCGGAGGTGGTAATCGCCGGGTCGGCGGAGGCGGCGATAGGTGGACTGGTGGGATTGGACTTTCTGGTGGTGGATTGCAAGCAAAGGGACTTTGCTAGGGTTCTTAGGGTTGCTAGGGTTAGCAATAGAGGTGCAGTTTTGGCATGCAAGAATGCATGGCAAATGAGTAATAATTGGAACAATCTTTCACGGTTTAGATGGAACGTTGTTCTTGAAAAGGGGACACGTGTCGTTAGATCCGTGTTCTTGCCTGTTGGCAAGGGTTTGGATATTGCTTACATAGGCAGCAAAAGTGGTGGTGCTGGTGCTGGCGGCGGCAGCAGCAGCAGCCGCGACGGCGGTGCATCAAGTGGTAGAAAGGGTCCTAGCCGATGGATCAGGCACATAGATCAACAATCAGGGGAGGAACACCTTTTCAGAgagtga
- the LOC107475529 gene encoding uncharacterized protein LOC107475529, producing MSGWSAENAKRAYLQALKMAKRGKEPDVSEFISALAAGKNATFMVAVCAGTAGSTTLALAAAAHQTGGRVVCICPGSNEQDGSRKALGVYGDSVEFVVGDARTLLLGEYKGSDFVLIDCDITNAREAFMAAFKGAKKDGAIVVGYNVRHRASKWRQMKGSFLPIGEGLLVTKVDSNSIVKSHDEKVEQRRKSHWIVQVDKCTGEEHIFRVTSPNRKLQIEV from the exons ATGTCAGGCTGGTCAGCTGAAAATGCCAAGAGAGCTTATCTTCAAGCACTCAAAATG GCCAAAAGGGGCAAAGAACCTGATGTATCTGAGTTCATATCTGCATTGGCAGCAGGGAAGAATGCAACATTCATGGTGGCAGTTTGCGCCGGCACGGCCGGCTCCACCACGCTAGCACTGGCTGCGGCCGCCCATCAAACAGGCGGCCGAGTGGTGTGCATTTGTCCCGGCTCGAATGAGCAAGATGGATCAAGAAAAGCACTAGGAGTTTATGGAGACTCTGTTGAGTTTGTTGTGGGAGATGCAAGAACCCTTTTGTTAGGTGAATACAAAGGCTCTGATTTTGTGCTTATAGATTGTGACATCACAAATGCAAGAGAGGCTTTTATGGCTGCATTCAAAGGGGCAAAGAAAGATGGTGCAATTGTTGTTGGATACAATGTGAGGCATAGAGCTTCAAAATGGAGACAAATGAAGGGTTCTTTTTTGCCTATTGGAGAAGGGTTGCTTGTTACAAAAGTAGATTCAAATAGTATAGTTAAGAGTCATGATGAGAAGGTTGAACAAAGAAGGAAGAGCCATTGGATTGTTCAAGTTGATAAGTGCACTGGGGAGGAACATATTTTTAGAGTTACCTCTCCTAACAGAAAATTACAGATTGAAGTTTGA
- the LOC107475654 gene encoding uncharacterized protein LOC107475654, whose translation MGPEVDGENRILVRKKCQEEEGLEKYEKEVFSEDRDVEDEDTKNEARKAWKIGFQLKLDCSEEQKTIEQLRREIRGIRGKGKMGCMKEFIRNFCLWFFGMVETKSSIISVSCVNKMWGQGDFGWDKIDVTGSAGCILCVWDTEAFAESDRLKVSRCICVCGKLKQLGMDLAIMVVYGDHSVVGRRNLWKELVDVKNSCGMPCIVIRDFNEVLNTEEWNSGRGSAVGMSEFKQWIQDMNLVDLPLNGRKSTWRRGSQASHLDRICVDPSWIQNFSKSTIEAIKCSRSDHVPLCLKVDYTDWRPKPFKPLDIWFSHPSFMPMIEKE comes from the exons ATGGGACCGGAAGTGGATGGAGAAAATAGGATCTTGGTAAGGAAGAAGTGCCAAGAGGAAGAGGGTTTAGAGAAGTATGAGAAAG AAGTGTTCAGTGAAGACAGAGATGTGGAAGATGAAGATACGAAAAATGAAGCAAGGAAGGCATGGAAGATAGGATTTCAATTAAAGCTGGATTGTAGTGAAGAACAAAAAACAATTGAACAGTTGAGAAGAGAAATCAGAG GTATTAGGGGAAAAGGAAAAATGGGGTGTATGAAGGAGTTTATTCGAAATTTTTGTCTATGGTTTTTTGGAATGGTAGAAACGAAGTCTTCTATTATATCTGTTAGCTGTGTTAATAAGATGTGGGGTCAAGGAGATTTTGGTTGGGATAAGATAGATGTAACTGGATCTGCGGGGTGTATTCTCTGTGTGTGGGATACGGAAGCTTTTGCTGAAAGTGACAGATTAAAGGTGAGTAGGTGCATTTGTGTATGTggaaaactaaaacaattaggAATGGATCTAGCAATTATGGTTGTTTATGGTGATCACTCAGTAGTGGGAAGACGAAATTTATGGAAGGAATTGGTAGATGTTAAAAATAGTTGTGGCATGCCATGTATTGTAATAAGGGATTTTAATGAAGTATTGAACACTGAAGAATGGAATAGTGGTAGAGGTAGTGCGGTTGGCATGTCAGAGTTCAAACAATGGATCCAGGATATGAACCTTGTGGATTTACCACTGAATGGAAGAAAATCCACTTGGAGGAGAGGAAGTCAAGCTAGCCATCTCGATAGAATATGTGTAGATCCGAGCtggattcaaaatttttcaaaatctacaATAGAGGCGATAAAGTGTTCAAGATCAGATCATGTACCTTTATGTTTGAAGGTGGATTACACTGATTGGAGACCTAAACCTTTCAAGCCATTGGATATATGGTTTTCTCATCCATCATTTATGCCAATGATTGAAAAAGAATGA
- the LOC107475527 gene encoding uncharacterized protein LOC107475527: protein MSMKKGREVGDNIFESRYGFGDFGFGRSMMMMPSVFGSRDPFDDPFFSDPFDSFFGPSNRTTMQQNPSKEKGVVIKELGSDDEEGNGDFPDQNIHRSTMEPSVEHPDDDDNEKKQSNVTYKNDHYKVEPPKSRSASFQTSRVTYGGVDGAYYTSTRTRRTGTDGAIIEERKEADTRTGEASHRISRGIHDKGHSFLRKLGSDGKLDTKQTLHNLEEDELAGFEEAWKGKNMEHGVKGGFDVHRNHSNQGSSGSEQNRNQVWAVPSWENAGRGRGFGSNHETGTDQSGRTKKVVRINIE from the exons ATGAGTATGAAGAAGGGTAGAGAAGTTGgagataatatttttgaatccAGATATGGGTTTGGAGATTTTGGATTCGGTAGAAGTATGATGATGATGCCAAGTGTGTTTGGAAGCAGAGATCCATTTGATGATCCTTTTTTCAGTGATCCTTTTGATAGCTTTTTTGGTCCAAGTAATAGAACCACAATGCAGCAAAACCCAAGCAAAGAAAAAGGAGTTGTCATAAAGGAATTAGGCTCTGATGATGAAGAGGGAAATGGTGATTTCCCTGATCAGAACATTCATAGATCAACCATGGAACCTTCTGTGGAGCAtccagatgatgatgataatg AGAAAAAGCAGAGTAATGTAACTTACAAGAATGATCATTACAAGGTGGAACCTCCAAAATCTCGCAGTGCTTCTTTTCAGACAAGCAGAGTAACGTATGGCGGCGTGGATGGTGCATATTATACTTCAACTAGAACCAGAAGGACAGGAACGGACGGG GCGATAATTGAGGAAAGGAAAGAAGCCGACACAAGAACGGGGGAGGCTTCACATAGGATAAGCAGAGGAATCCATGATAAG GGTCATTCCTTTTTGAGGAAGCTTGGGTCGGACGGCAAGCTTGACACCAAACAGACACTGCATAATCTTGAGGAAG ATGAGCTTGCCGGCTTCGAGGAAGCTTGGAAAGGAAAAAATATGGAGCATGGTGTGAAGGGTGGATTTGATGTGCATAGAAACCACTCAAACCAGG GTTCTAGTGGTAGTGAGCAGAACAGAAACCAGGTTTGGGCAGTTCCATCTTGGGAGAATGCTGGAAGAGGGAGAGGATTTGGATCAAATCATGAAACAGGAACCGATCAAAGTGGAAGAACAAAGAAAGTAGTTAGGATCAACATTGAATGA